In one Acidimicrobiales bacterium genomic region, the following are encoded:
- a CDS encoding YggS family pyridoxal phosphate enzyme, whose translation MTVPLDREAIAANHRRLLARIATGAPGRSVRLVAVTKGFGEDAVRAALDLGLHDLGENYAQELLAKAAGLGGDARIRWRFLGRLQRNKVRGLAPVVAVWESVDRPELVDEIARRAPGASVYVQANLSGEAQKGGAEMGDVAGLVARARSAGLAVDGLMGVAPAGPPEAARPGFRALVDLADELGVEDRSIGMSNDLDVALEEGATEVRVGTGLFGPRPART comes from the coding sequence GTGACGGTGCCCCTCGACCGGGAAGCGATCGCGGCCAACCATCGGCGGCTGCTCGCCCGCATCGCCACCGGCGCGCCCGGCCGATCGGTCCGGTTGGTCGCGGTGACGAAGGGCTTCGGCGAGGACGCGGTCCGGGCCGCCCTCGACCTCGGGCTCCACGACCTGGGCGAGAACTACGCCCAGGAGCTCCTGGCCAAAGCCGCCGGGCTGGGCGGCGACGCCCGAATCCGCTGGCGGTTCCTCGGTCGGCTCCAGCGCAACAAGGTCCGCGGGTTGGCGCCGGTGGTGGCCGTCTGGGAGAGCGTCGACCGTCCCGAGCTCGTCGACGAGATCGCCCGCCGTGCCCCCGGAGCCTCGGTGTACGTCCAGGCCAACCTCTCGGGCGAGGCTCAGAAGGGCGGCGCCGAGATGGGTGACGTCGCCGGGCTGGTGGCCCGCGCCCGGTCGGCGGGTCTCGCCGTCGACGGGTTGATGGGCGTCGCCCCGGCGGGTCCGCCCGAGGCCGCCCGGCCGGGCTTCCGGGCCCTCGTCGACCTGGCCGACGAGCTCGGCGTCGAGGACCGGTCCATCGGCATGAGCAACGACCTCGACGTGGCCCTCGAAGAGGGGGCGACCGAGGTGCGGGTGGGGACCGGGCTGTTCGGGCCCCGGCCGGCACGCACCTGA
- a CDS encoding polyphenol oxidase family protein: MATGVADGDLSVRQVGADLDGRRRAVVDRPWMWLDQVHGAAVVTLGPDDDVAAVAGSAADAVVTARADVALAVHTADCAPVGLVSGDGLIGAVHAGWRGLRDGVLVAAVTEMRHQGATDIAAVLGPCIGVECYRFGDDGLAAMVDLLGPTVRGLTREGEPALDLRRGVEVALAAAGVAVVAADPTCTACGEPAGGPPSGPPGHWSHRARADTGRQALVVWLDRTGDGP; the protein is encoded by the coding sequence GTGGCCACCGGTGTCGCCGACGGCGACCTCTCCGTCCGGCAAGTCGGTGCCGACCTCGACGGCCGGCGACGGGCGGTCGTCGATCGGCCGTGGATGTGGCTCGACCAGGTGCACGGCGCCGCCGTGGTCACGCTCGGTCCCGACGACGACGTGGCCGCCGTCGCGGGGAGTGCCGCCGACGCGGTGGTGACGGCGCGCGCCGACGTCGCACTCGCCGTGCACACCGCCGACTGCGCACCGGTCGGCCTCGTCTCCGGCGACGGGCTGATCGGGGCCGTCCACGCGGGGTGGCGGGGTCTGCGTGACGGGGTGCTCGTGGCCGCGGTCACCGAGATGCGCCACCAGGGGGCGACCGACATCGCTGCGGTCCTCGGTCCCTGCATCGGCGTCGAGTGCTACCGGTTCGGCGACGACGGCCTGGCGGCGATGGTCGACCTCCTCGGACCGACCGTGCGCGGCCTGACCCGGGAGGGTGAGCCGGCCCTCGACCTGCGTCGGGGCGTCGAGGTGGCTCTCGCCGCGGCCGGGGTGGCGGTCGTGGCCGCCGACCCCACGTGCACGGCGTGCGGCGAGCCGGCGGGCGGCCCGCCCTCGGGTCCTCCCGGCCACTGGTCCCACCGGGCGCGGGCCGACACCGGGCGACAGGCCCTCGTGGTCTGGCTCGATCGCACCGGCGACGGTCCGTGA
- the ftsZ gene encoding cell division protein FtsZ, giving the protein MAANPQNYLAVIKVVGVGGGGVNAVNRMIDAGLKGVEFIAVNTDAQALLMSDADVKLDIGRELTRGLGAGSDPEVGKAAAQAHTEELEEALKGADMVFITAGKGGGTGTGAAPVIAEIAKSVGALTIGVVTRPFGFEGKRRAVQAETGIKQLKEKVDTLIVIPNDRLLTVSNDKTSVLNAFKMADEVLLQGVQGITDLITTPGLINTDFADVKMIMSDAGSALMGIGYGSGEGRALAAARSAISSPLLEASIEGARGILLTIAGGSDLGLFEVNEAAEVIHGVAHPDANIIFGTVIDDEMGDEVRVTVIAAGFDRWDGDKRPAGRAGEAPVRDVFASDDDDLVDGEGDDDFDVPSFLQ; this is encoded by the coding sequence ATGGCCGCCAACCCGCAGAACTACCTTGCGGTCATCAAGGTCGTCGGTGTCGGCGGCGGTGGTGTCAACGCCGTCAACCGGATGATCGACGCGGGGCTGAAGGGCGTCGAGTTCATCGCCGTCAACACCGATGCGCAGGCCCTGCTCATGAGTGACGCCGACGTGAAGCTCGACATCGGACGGGAGCTCACCCGCGGCCTGGGAGCCGGCAGCGACCCCGAGGTCGGCAAGGCCGCCGCCCAGGCCCACACCGAGGAGCTCGAGGAGGCCCTGAAGGGGGCCGACATGGTCTTCATCACCGCCGGCAAGGGCGGCGGCACGGGCACCGGCGCGGCCCCGGTCATCGCCGAGATCGCCAAGTCCGTGGGGGCGCTCACGATCGGCGTCGTCACCCGTCCGTTCGGCTTCGAGGGCAAGCGGCGCGCCGTGCAGGCCGAGACCGGCATCAAGCAGCTCAAGGAGAAGGTCGACACCCTCATCGTCATCCCGAACGACCGGCTGCTCACCGTCTCCAACGACAAGACCTCGGTCCTCAACGCCTTCAAGATGGCCGACGAGGTCCTCCTCCAGGGCGTGCAGGGCATCACCGACCTGATCACGACTCCGGGCCTCATCAACACCGACTTCGCCGACGTGAAGATGATCATGAGCGACGCCGGATCGGCCCTCATGGGGATCGGCTACGGGTCGGGGGAGGGCCGGGCGCTCGCCGCGGCCCGTTCCGCCATCTCCTCGCCCCTGCTCGAGGCGTCCATCGAGGGGGCGCGGGGCATCCTGCTCACGATCGCCGGTGGCAGCGATCTCGGGCTCTTCGAGGTCAACGAGGCTGCCGAGGTGATCCACGGCGTCGCCCACCCCGACGCCAACATCATCTTCGGCACGGTCATCGACGACGAGATGGGCGACGAGGTCCGGGTCACCGTCATCGCCGCCGGATTCGACCGTTGGGACGGCGACAAGCGGCCCGCCGGGCGGGCCGGTGAGGCGCCCGTCCGTGACGTCTTCGCGTCGGACGACGACGATCTCGTCGACGGCGAGGGCGACGACGACTTCGACGTGCCGTCGTTCCTCCAGTAG